The Streptomyces sp. BHT-5-2 genomic interval TGCTGATGACGGTGGCCAGGTCCTCGTCCGGCTCGGGCGGTGCGTCCACCGGGCGGCGTACGGCCACCACGTCCCGGTAGACCTCCTCCGGCGAGAATCCTTCCGCGAGGTACTGGAGGACCTCCAGCTGGTCCTCGGGCAGCAGCGTCGCGAATGCCTCCAGCTGCGCCTTGTCCGCCATCGAGCGCGCCGCACGCAACACCTGGGCGTCGATGCCCAGTTCGCGAAGGACTCCGTCCGAGACGCCGGAGAACAGCAGCTTCGGCGCCTTGCGGGACGCCGTCTCGTACAGCGGTGTCAGCTCGTCCAGTGCGACCGCGTCACGTACCTCCAGGCCGCGGGTGGCGCTGTTCGTGCTGTACAGGCGTTTCGCCGCCCAGGTGTACGCGTCGTCGTGCGGTAGTACATGGACGAGGAGGAAGAGATCGCTGCCGTCGTCCGGCGCGAGGACCACACCGCGCCAGAACTCGGTGATCCGTATGGTGCGCATCCGCCGGTCACGGGCGTTCTCGACGGATTCCAGATGCAGGCCTTTGTCAGCGTTGAGCTCGGCCACGGTCAGGGCCTGGAACTTCGTCATGGCCTTGCGGACGCCGGCTCTGACCGGCTTCTCCAGGGTGTCGAATCCGTCCCAGAAGCTCTGGGCGAAGGCGAGTCGGGGCATGGGCCGCGGGCCCCCTTTCCGTGGGTGTCAGGCGGTGGGCCCGGCCAGGCGGGAGGCGAGTTCCCGGAAGGTCCGCAGCAGCGTCGCGGGTTCCGAGGTGAGGTCGAGGCTGTGCTGGAACAGCCGCAGGCCGCCGGTGCCGCGGACCTCGGTCGTCCGCTCGGGCAGGCGGCCCGCCGCGTACACCAGATGCGCCTCGCGCAGGCCGAGCACGGTGGCGTAGGCGAGCGCCTGGTACAGGTCGGCGTTCGGGTATCCGTGGGCCCGGTGGGTCTTCTCGGTCTTGTACTTGGCGTCGACGACGGCGACAGGTGTACGACCGTCTGCGCCGTACACCACCAGATCTGGCTTCATCCGGACCTGGCCGCCCGGGTCAAGAGCGTGTACGTCCTGCAGCCGCGCCGTCAGGCCGTACTCCCGGAGGGCCTCGCGCAGTGCGACCGTCACGAAGTCCTCGAAGAGCTGGTTCATGTCGAGCAGGAAGCCGTCCAGGGCGAGCGGGCCGGCCCGGTGCTCGGGCGAGGTGGAGGACAGTACGGCCTCGGCGAGCCGCAGGGCGGGCTGGTAGCGGGAGTTGAGACGGGACGGCTGCCAGTGCGGCAGGTCCTGGCCGCGGACCAGCGGACGGGCGTCCGCGAGGCGGATTCGCTGGTGGGCGAGACGGCGCCGTACTGGTCCAGGGACGGACGGCAGCCGCAGCAGCCGTTCCGCCGCGGCGCGCAGGATGCGGTTCTCGGCGGTGTCGGCGGTGTACGCGTCGTAGACGATCTCGGCGGGCGGCATGCGGCCGAAGTGGAGCCGGATCTGCTCGGCCTCCCGCAGTCGGCCCCTGACCACCAGGGCGGACTCCGCCGTCTCCCGGTAGCCCTGGAGCACCCCTTGCCGCAGCGCCGCGTCGATCTGCCGCTCCACCGCGTACGCGAGCGCGGGTACCACCTCGTCGTGCGCGCCGGTGCCGACCGTGCCCTCACGGCTGTCGCGCCAGGCGCCACCCGGGTCGAGGCTGAAGCCGAGCAGGAAGAACAGCCGCTCCACGGGTGTCTTGGGCGCGATCCGCAGGACCGTCCCGCCCGGGAGCCGGACCGCGCCGACCTGGTGGCCCGCCCGCAGCCTCCAGTGTCCGGGCCGCTCGGGGTCCGGCGCGGCGGCGTCGAGGAACCGCGCCGCGACGAGGGCCCGCCCGGTGGCCGCGTCCAGCGGTACGGACATGGCGGCGCCGTACTCCCGCAGGGTGATCTCGACCGGGACGTCGCCGCATGCTGGGCCCGCGCCGTCTGCCGCGTTGCCGTCGGTGGTCGCGGCCGGGATGTCACTGTGCGCCGGGGCGGCGCCGCCCGCGGCGTTCCCGCTCATGACCGCCGGGTCCGCTCGCGCAGCGCGTCCAGGCCGTAGCGGGCGGCGAAGTCGATGCCCTCGCCGTAGTGGTGCTCCTCAAGAAGGGGGAGGATCTTGGTGCGCCAGGTCCGGTCGAGGCCGCCCTCGCGGTAGACGCCGGGCTTCATCAGGTAGGACGGGCCGATGGCGAAGTCCGGGTCGTCGATCGCCGTGTTGAGCGCGTCGAGCAGGCGGGCCGGCTCGGGATCCTTGCCCTCGCGCTCCAGCCAGCGGGTGAGGAGGCCGGCGGTGGGCTCCACCCGGGGGGAGAGCTCCACGAAGGCGAAGCGGCGCCGCATCGCCGCGTCCACCAGTGCGATCGACCGGTCCGCGGTGTTCATGGTGCCGATCACGTACAGGTTCGGCGGCAGCCCGAAGTCGTCCCCGGAGTAAGTCAGTCGCACCGAGCGCTTGCGGTACTCCAGAAGGAAGTACAGCTCGCCGAAGACCTTCGCCAGATTGGCCCGGTTGATCTCGTCGATGATCAGGAAGTGCGGCACATGCCGGTTGCCCTCCCGGGAGGCGGTGTCGGCGAGCTCTCGCAGCGGTCCCGCCGTCAGCCGGAATGCGACCTCCCGTGTCTCGGGGTCCTCGACCGGTCGGAACCCCTCGAAGAAGTCCTCGTACGCGTACGACGGATGGAACTGGACGATCTTGACCTGCTCCGGGCCGCCGCCGAAGTACTCGGCCAGCTTCAGCGCCAGATACGTCTTTCCGGTGCCGGGCGGCCCGTAGAGGACCATCTGCCGCTCGTCGAGAAGGAGTTCACGCAGTTCGTCGAGGAAGGACCGGTCGTGGACGAGGAGCTTCCGGGCGAACTCGTCGGTGACCTCGGGGAAGGTCAGGACGCGCTGCTCGGAGGATTCCAGGAACTGCCCGGCCTGCTCCGGCGCTGTCCCCGGGCCGCCGGTGAGCGCGGTGAGCTGTTCCAGGACGGGTGTCAGGTCGACCACGTCGTGCTGGGTGGAGAGCTTCTGCTGTACCTCTTCCGGCAGCTCCTCGTACGGATGGGCGGTCTCTTGCCAGGCCACCGGGCGCCGGAGGTTCGAGAGCCCACTTGGGGAGCCAGACTGCACCAGGTCGCCGGTGATCCGCCCGAGGTGGAGCAGGCCGTCGCTGAGTGTGGCGACGGTGTCGCCGATCCGCATCTGGGTGAAGAAGGCGTGCAGTTCGTCGACGAGACCGCGCTTCTGGTGGTACGTCGCCGAGCCCTCGTATCCCTCCTCGACGAAGCGGCGCAGCACGCTCTTGGTCGGGTCGGGCTCGTCCACTTGCGGTAGGTGGGGTGCGTCGAGCGAGACGAGCCCCTCCTTCAGCCAGAGCCGGCGGACCAGGTTGTGCCCGGAGACGTTGTTCCCCCGCACCAGCCAGGCCTTCTGCGGGGCCCGCCAGCTCTGCGGCAGGAAGTCGCCCAGGCGGTGCCCGTCCTCGGCGCTGCGCCAGGTGCCGGGGCCGGTGGCTCCGTAGCCGAGGACCAGGGAGGCCGCGGCGGACGGTGAGTTGCACACGATGTCGCGGGACGCGGTCCAGGCGCCGGGGCGGGGGCCGTCGGCCAGCGTCCCGTTCTCCCGCAGTCCGGAACGGAGTCGGCGAGCGGAGTCGCTCAGCCCCGGCCAGTCCTCCGCCGACACCGCCGACCCCGCGCTCACCAGGAACTTGTGCGAGCCGTTGTCGCCGGGCTCGGTGAGCAGGAAGCCGCGGGCCTCCCCGGCGTCCTTGGGCAGGGTGATCCGGAAATCCGGGAAGCCGGGAAGACGGTCGGGGAGCTGGGGCATGGGGACCTTCCGGGGCGCGGGTGGTTCATGTGGCACGAAGTGCGTCTAGCCTATGTGTTGACGATGTCAATCGGTATGTTCGGTGTGCTGGACGCTCACGACGCCCGTTCGGCTACCGGCGCTCGGGGAACACCTGGGCGCTGTCCCGCTGCTTGCGCGCCGCCGCGGTGGGTGCCTGCGAGTGACCGGCGAGCTCGTTCAGTTTGATGTGCAGCGCGTCCTGGGCGGCGTAGTCCCCGCGAGAGGCCGCGGCGCGCAGGTCGTCCCAGGCGGCCAGGACGGGACGGCGTACGGACTCCGGGAAGCGGCCCAGCTCGGCGTCGTGGGCGGCGAGCATGGACCGCCAGACGGTGGTGTCGAGCTGCCGCCACAGGCTGCGGGCGTGCTCCGTCGCTGCCCGCATCGCGGGCAGATCCAGCCGCTCGCGTGCCGCATCCAGGGCGCGCCGTGCGTCGGCCAGCTCTTCGGCCGGCGCGCCGAGGCCCAGCTCCCGGCCCCGGCGCGCGGCGACGGACGCGTTGGCCGACCAGCCGCGGGCGTCCCGGCATGTCTCCACCATGTCGCGAGCCTCGTCGAGGAATCCGTCGAAGGACCGGCCGAGGGGTTCACCGCGGACGATCGCGGTGAGCTGTTCTGTCAGTTCGGCGAAGCGGTCGTGCTCCGTCTCTGTCAGCTCGCCGCCGAAATGGGCGACATGGGTACGGATCTCGTCGAGGAGTCGAGATGCATCGCGGCCGATGCCGTCGGCGACGGCGCTGCGGCGCAGCCGCGCGCCCAGCTCCTCGCCGTCGCCGATGCGGTAGGCGAGGTTCACGGTGCGGTTCTCGTCCAGCTGTACCCGGAGTGTGAGCCGCTCGACGCTGCCGGTGCCCCTGTCGAAGACATGCGTGTGCTCTCCGCAGAACTCGTTGCGGGCATGGGACTTCTCGTGCGGTCCTTCGACGATCCGGAAGGTCAGCGCGGTGGTGCCGTCCGGCCGGATCTGAAGGTTCTCGATGTTCCGCCAGTCGGTCGGGTACGTCGTTCCGGCGGTGAAGAGGACCGCGACGGTGCCGTCGCCGAGTGCCAGTCCCAGGTTCTGGGCGGTGACCTGCTCCGGCTGGTCGGTCTGGAACAGCGTGTCACAAGCCGAACACGCCGTCAGGCCGGTGGTGTTGACCATCTGACACCCGGGGCACTTCAGGCCGCCCGCGTCAAGCGGCTGGTCGCAGTCCTGGCACAGGGTGGCCGAGGTGGAGTTCTCCGGGCAGCCGCAGTGCGGGCACGCGGCGCGAGACGCGACGGGGGCGGCCGCCCGCAGCCCCGAGAGGCTGACAGTGCAGACCGGACAGCTCGTGGTCCCCTCGGCGGCCGGCACATGACAGCCGGGGCAGTCGACCGTCGCCGTGCCGAGCAGAGAGGTGCCGCAGTCGGGGCAGGTGCTCTCGGTGAGCGGGATTCCGGTGGTCAGGCACGGCTCGGAGGGGCAGGCGAGAGCGGACGCGAGCCCGGCCTCGATGCCGGCGCCCAGCGCGACGGCGGACATGGGGTCGATTCCGCTGTGCACCTTCTCCTCGCCGAACAGTTCGGCCAGGCGGCGGCGGACCAGCGGGATACGGGTCGAGCCGCCGACGAGCAGGACCTTGTCGACGTCCTCGGTCGTCCTGGACGCGTCGCGCAACACGCCGCGGGTGAGCTCCAGGGTGCGGTCGATCTCGGCGCCGATCAGCTCCTCGAAGTCGTCGCGGGTGACCCTTCCCGTCCAGGAGCCGCCGTTCTTTCCGAGCGGCGCGAGGATGATCTCCGCTGCGGTGACGTCCGAGAGTTCGATCTTGGTGCGTTCGGCGGCGGCGCGGATCCGTGCCGCGTCGCCGGTCCCGGAGAGGTCGCGGCCGCCGAGTCGTTTCTCGGTGAGCATCCGGCACAGCGCGGAGTCGAAGTCGGCCCCGCCGAGCGACTTGTCCCCGCCGAGCTTGTACACCCGGAAGTACCCCGACCCGATGATCAGCAGGGACACGTCGAAGGTGCCGCCGCCGAGGTCGTACACGAGCACCGAGCACATGTCGTCTTCATCCTCGACGAGGCGTTCCACCCCGAAGGCGTGGGCCGCCGCAGTCGGTTCGGGCAGGATTCGTGCGACGGCGAATCCCGCAAGCTCCCCGGCTTCCCGCACCGCCGCGTACTGCGGTTCCGTGAAGTACGCCGGGACGGTGATCACGGCTCGCGGGAAGGGTTCGCCAGCGGTGTTCTCGGCGTCCGTGCGCAGCCGCCGCAGCAGGATCGCCGAGATCTGTACGGGCGTCAGCCAGTGGGGGCCGAGCCGGATCTCGATCCCGCCGTCCGTGGACTCCCGTACCGGCGGTGCGTCCGCGGGCCGCTCGTCGAGCAGCCGCTGTACGTCGGCGTCGGCGTGACGGCGGCCGATCAGCCGCTTCACCTCGGTGATCACGGAGCCGGGTAGCTGGTCGCGCACGCCGAGCGCCTCGCTGCCCACCAGGAGGGATCCGTCGGCGCCGGT includes:
- a CDS encoding McrC family protein, with protein sequence MSVPLDAATGRALVAARFLDAAAPDPERPGHWRLRAGHQVGAVRLPGGTVLRIAPKTPVERLFFLLGFSLDPGGAWRDSREGTVGTGAHDEVVPALAYAVERQIDAALRQGVLQGYRETAESALVVRGRLREAEQIRLHFGRMPPAEIVYDAYTADTAENRILRAAAERLLRLPSVPGPVRRRLAHQRIRLADARPLVRGQDLPHWQPSRLNSRYQPALRLAEAVLSSTSPEHRAGPLALDGFLLDMNQLFEDFVTVALREALREYGLTARLQDVHALDPGGQVRMKPDLVVYGADGRTPVAVVDAKYKTEKTHRAHGYPNADLYQALAYATVLGLREAHLVYAAGRLPERTTEVRGTGGLRLFQHSLDLTSEPATLLRTFRELASRLAGPTA
- a CDS encoding AAA family ATPase gives rise to the protein MPQLPDRLPGFPDFRITLPKDAGEARGFLLTEPGDNGSHKFLVSAGSAVSAEDWPGLSDSARRLRSGLRENGTLADGPRPGAWTASRDIVCNSPSAAASLVLGYGATGPGTWRSAEDGHRLGDFLPQSWRAPQKAWLVRGNNVSGHNLVRRLWLKEGLVSLDAPHLPQVDEPDPTKSVLRRFVEEGYEGSATYHQKRGLVDELHAFFTQMRIGDTVATLSDGLLHLGRITGDLVQSGSPSGLSNLRRPVAWQETAHPYEELPEEVQQKLSTQHDVVDLTPVLEQLTALTGGPGTAPEQAGQFLESSEQRVLTFPEVTDEFARKLLVHDRSFLDELRELLLDERQMVLYGPPGTGKTYLALKLAEYFGGGPEQVKIVQFHPSYAYEDFFEGFRPVEDPETREVAFRLTAGPLRELADTASREGNRHVPHFLIIDEINRANLAKVFGELYFLLEYRKRSVRLTYSGDDFGLPPNLYVIGTMNTADRSIALVDAAMRRRFAFVELSPRVEPTAGLLTRWLEREGKDPEPARLLDALNTAIDDPDFAIGPSYLMKPGVYREGGLDRTWRTKILPLLEEHHYGEGIDFAARYGLDALRERTRRS
- a CDS encoding Hsp70 family protein: MPYRTLGIDLGTTNSVTVWMDGGVPVVLPNRHGEQATVSAVGTGADGSLLVGSEALGVRDQLPGSVITEVKRLIGRRHADADVQRLLDERPADAPPVRESTDGGIEIRLGPHWLTPVQISAILLRRLRTDAENTAGEPFPRAVITVPAYFTEPQYAAVREAGELAGFAVARILPEPTAAAHAFGVERLVEDEDDMCSVLVYDLGGGTFDVSLLIIGSGYFRVYKLGGDKSLGGADFDSALCRMLTEKRLGGRDLSGTGDAARIRAAAERTKIELSDVTAAEIILAPLGKNGGSWTGRVTRDDFEELIGAEIDRTLELTRGVLRDASRTTEDVDKVLLVGGSTRIPLVRRRLAELFGEEKVHSGIDPMSAVALGAGIEAGLASALACPSEPCLTTGIPLTESTCPDCGTSLLGTATVDCPGCHVPAAEGTTSCPVCTVSLSGLRAAAPVASRAACPHCGCPENSTSATLCQDCDQPLDAGGLKCPGCQMVNTTGLTACSACDTLFQTDQPEQVTAQNLGLALGDGTVAVLFTAGTTYPTDWRNIENLQIRPDGTTALTFRIVEGPHEKSHARNEFCGEHTHVFDRGTGSVERLTLRVQLDENRTVNLAYRIGDGEELGARLRRSAVADGIGRDASRLLDEIRTHVAHFGGELTETEHDRFAELTEQLTAIVRGEPLGRSFDGFLDEARDMVETCRDARGWSANASVAARRGRELGLGAPAEELADARRALDAARERLDLPAMRAATEHARSLWRQLDTTVWRSMLAAHDAELGRFPESVRRPVLAAWDDLRAAASRGDYAAQDALHIKLNELAGHSQAPTAAARKQRDSAQVFPERR